One window of the Labilibaculum sp. genome contains the following:
- a CDS encoding PLP-dependent aminotransferase family protein has protein sequence MITNLEDILSDSAKSMKRSVIRELLKLTQKPEIISFAGGLPAPNTFPIEELKQISNEVLEEDGDAALQYGATEGETKLREILTERYQKQGLTISLDNLVILTSSQQGLDLAGKIFLNRGDQFICGLPSYLGGLGAFSSYGATPVGIKFDEFGMRSDLLEKTLAKMLEKGELPKFIYVIPDFQNPAGITMPEFRRLEIIKIAKKYNILIIEDSPYRELRFEGKDQKMMFELDNSGHVIALGTFSKIFVPGFRIGWVIAHEAIIDNFVKAKQSTDLCTSPFVQKIAAKYLEKGLFDKNLKTIIEMYHRKRDVMLDAFEEFMPKGVTWTKPEGGLFLFLNLPENMDAQDLFEIAIQKNVAFVLGSAFHCDGSGKNTMRINFSYVDEEHSRIGVQRLAESIKMLMNNKVNA, from the coding sequence ATGATTACAAATCTTGAAGACATTCTTTCTGATAGTGCGAAAAGCATGAAACGATCTGTTATCAGAGAGTTATTAAAATTGACACAAAAACCGGAAATTATCTCTTTTGCCGGAGGACTTCCTGCTCCCAACACCTTTCCTATCGAAGAATTAAAACAAATAAGTAATGAAGTTTTAGAGGAAGATGGAGATGCCGCCTTACAATATGGAGCTACCGAAGGAGAGACAAAACTTCGTGAGATTTTAACTGAAAGATATCAGAAGCAAGGATTAACTATCTCTTTAGATAATCTGGTGATTCTTACCTCTTCGCAACAAGGCCTCGACTTGGCAGGTAAAATTTTTCTGAATCGGGGAGATCAATTTATTTGCGGATTACCTAGCTATTTAGGCGGACTGGGTGCCTTTTCGAGCTATGGAGCCACTCCGGTCGGAATCAAATTCGATGAATTTGGAATGCGTTCCGATTTATTGGAGAAAACGCTGGCAAAAATGCTGGAAAAAGGCGAACTACCAAAGTTTATATATGTAATTCCTGATTTTCAAAATCCTGCGGGTATTACCATGCCCGAGTTCAGAAGACTTGAAATCATTAAGATTGCCAAAAAATACAATATTCTAATTATTGAAGATAGTCCTTACAGAGAACTACGATTCGAAGGCAAAGATCAGAAAATGATGTTCGAGCTTGATAATTCGGGACATGTAATTGCACTTGGCACTTTCTCTAAAATATTCGTTCCCGGATTTAGAATTGGCTGGGTAATCGCTCATGAAGCAATTATCGACAATTTTGTGAAAGCGAAACAATCTACGGATTTGTGCACTTCTCCTTTTGTTCAAAAAATTGCCGCTAAATATCTGGAAAAAGGACTGTTTGATAAGAATTTAAAAACAATAATTGAGATGTATCACCGCAAACGTGATGTTATGCTTGACGCTTTCGAAGAATTTATGCCGAAAGGTGTTACCTGGACAAAACCTGAGGGTGGTTTGTTTCTTTTTCTTAACTTACCGGAAAATATGGATGCACAAGATCTGTTTGAAATTGCCATTCAGAAAAATGTTGCCTTTGTATTGGGATCTGCCTTTCACTGCGATGGCAGTGGGAAGAATACAATGAGAATTAACTTTTCGTATGTTGATGAAGAGCACAGCAGAATTGGTGTACAGCGTTTGGCTGAATCAATTAAAATGCTGATGAATAACAAAGTGAATGCATAA
- a CDS encoding branched-chain amino acid aminotransferase yields the protein MENIDWKQFGFGYTKTDYNVRCHFRDGKWGELEISSSDQVNVHIAATGLHYGQQAFEGLKAFKGPDGKVRVFRIDENAKRMQSSSHGIMMAEMPIDLFEEAVIKTIKLNERWIPPYESGASLYIRPVLFGNGAQVGVNPAPEYTFAVFVMPVGPYFKEGFKPTDYVIYREYDRAAPQGTGTIKVGGNYASSLRGGTRAHKEGFSAVLFLDAKEKKYIDECGPANFFGIKDNTYVTPKSNSILPSITNKSLCQIAEDMGMTVERRKVTVEELADFTEAGACGTAAVISPIRKIVDADNNIDYFYGDEAGETSLKLYNTLRGIQYGTVEDKHNWNTIIEL from the coding sequence ATGGAAAACATAGACTGGAAACAATTTGGTTTCGGTTATACTAAAACCGATTACAATGTTCGTTGTCACTTTCGTGATGGAAAATGGGGAGAATTGGAAATTTCTTCTTCAGATCAGGTAAATGTACACATTGCAGCTACCGGTTTGCATTACGGACAGCAGGCATTCGAAGGTTTAAAGGCGTTTAAAGGTCCTGATGGGAAAGTGAGAGTGTTTCGTATCGATGAAAATGCGAAACGTATGCAAAGCTCATCCCATGGTATCATGATGGCCGAAATGCCTATCGATTTATTCGAAGAAGCAGTTATTAAAACCATCAAATTAAACGAGAGATGGATTCCTCCATACGAATCGGGTGCTTCTTTATATATTCGTCCGGTGCTTTTTGGAAATGGAGCACAGGTAGGTGTAAATCCAGCTCCTGAATATACTTTTGCTGTATTCGTAATGCCGGTTGGTCCTTATTTTAAAGAAGGATTCAAGCCAACTGATTACGTAATCTACCGTGAATATGATCGTGCAGCTCCACAAGGAACAGGAACGATTAAGGTAGGCGGCAATTATGCTTCTTCTTTAAGAGGAGGAACCCGCGCTCATAAAGAAGGATTTTCTGCTGTATTATTTTTGGATGCAAAAGAAAAGAAATATATCGACGAATGTGGTCCTGCCAATTTCTTCGGAATAAAGGACAACACTTACGTAACACCAAAATCAAATTCTATCCTGCCATCAATCACAAACAAAAGTTTGTGTCAGATTGCCGAAGATATGGGAATGACCGTTGAGCGTAGAAAAGTTACCGTTGAAGAATTAGCCGATTTTACCGAGGCTGGTGCTTGTGGTACTGCGGCTGTAATTTCTCCAATTCGTAAAATTGTTGATGCAGATAATAATATTGACTATTTCTATGGTGATGAGGCAGGTGAGACCAGCTTAAAACTGTACAATACACTTCGTGGAATTCAGTACGGAACTGTTGAAGACAAACACAATTGGAATACGATCATTGAACTTTAA